The Brachyhypopomus gauderio isolate BG-103 chromosome 2, BGAUD_0.2, whole genome shotgun sequence genome contains a region encoding:
- the LOC143504047 gene encoding uncharacterized protein LOC143504047, whose protein sequence is MAGRGGTDGCAAGLESSWSGADVLLQERGGPVRSPHTPAHSLTLLHTPSLSQTLPHTPTHSLTLLHTPSLSQTLPHTPSLSHTLPHTPTHSLTLPNTPSLSQTLPHTPSLSQTLPHSPTHSLTLPHTPSLSHTLPHTPTHSLTLPNTPSLSHTLPHTPTHSHTLPHSPKHSLTLPHTPSHSHTLPHTPTHSLTLPNTPSLSHTLPHTPTHSHTLPHSPKHSLTLPNTPAHSLSLPYTLTNTLSHSPTHTLKLPHSPTPTHTLPHSPTHYRTLPHSPTHSRTLPHSSIHSHKHSHTLPHTLSHTLPHSPTHYRTLSHTLPHTPSLFHTLPQTLSHSPTHTLTLSHTHSHTLALPHTLSHTHSHTPPLSFCESGPSVYGLAGLSACCPHNLFLSILTSLRCELDR, encoded by the coding sequence ATGGCAGGTCGTGGCGGGACAGATGGTTGCGCTGCTGGGCTGGAGAGCTCGTGGTCCGGAGCAGACGTGCTGCTGCAGGAGAGAGGAGGCCCGGTGAGGAGCCCACACACTCCcgcacactccctcactctcctgcacactccctcactctcccaaaCACTCccgcacactcccacacactccctcactctcctgcacactccctcactctcccaaacactcccacacactccctcactctcccacacactccctcacactcccacacactccctcactctcccaaacactccctcactctcccaaacactcccacacactccctcactctcccaaacactccctcactctcccacacactccctcacactcccacacactccctcactctcccacacactccctcacactcccacacactccctcacactcccaaacactccctcactctcccacacactccctcacactcccacacactcccacacactccctcactctcccaaacactccctcactctcccacacactccctcacactcccacacactcccacacactcccacacactccctcacactcccaaacactccctcactctcccacacactccctcacactcccacacactcccacacactccctcactctcccaaacactccctcactctcccaaaCACTCccgcacactccctctctcttccgtacactctcacaaacacactctcacactctcccacacacactctcaaactcccacactctcccactcccacacacacactcccgcactctcccacacactaccgcacactccctcactctcccacacactcccgcacactccctcactcttccatacactcccacaaacactctcacactctcccacacacactctcccacacactccctcactctcccacacactaccgcacactctctcacacactcccgcacactccctcactcttccatacactcccacaaacactctcacactctcccacacacactctcacactctcccacacacactcccatactctcgcactcccacacacactctcccatacacactcccacactcccccactctcctTCTGTGAGTCTGGCCCGAGTGTGTACGGGCTTGCTGGGTTGTCAGCCTGCTGCCCCCACAACTTGTTTCTTTCCATTCTCACCTCGCTGAGGTGTGAATTGGACAGATAA